A window of Argopecten irradians isolate NY chromosome 14, Ai_NY, whole genome shotgun sequence contains these coding sequences:
- the LOC138307338 gene encoding 52 kDa repressor of the inhibitor of the protein kinase-like: MDIRKFLPNTSKRFLDHDASQDNYSKRARCDPPTCPSTSAISFRNADLDIATYMGRQLSDEDKYNIIKNHFQPDSSHKFPSTKFGQKQRSFQLAWISRFPGLVYSPSTDGAFCLHCFLFPGGAERKCQLVSEPFRNWKKAVERFDEHFHKIRHNSGDNSASSHKKTGTGHELHMDSVVKSTNFLKCKEDKQVPIHHQIDAALEARKERNMKVLETIVETVLFCGRQNISLRGHRDDSRHSADPSVNTGNFKALLEYRIKGGDSNLQHHLENGPKNATYISKTTQNEIITTIGNYILRKVVNDCLASGGFYSLSADEVRDISNHEQLAVTIRFVDNTGEIREDFLSFINVSEGTTGENLSHELLNLIDQVGLDRNKMRSQCYDGAGNMAGKTKGVGPRIQQQYPKALPFWCTAHQLNRCIVQACTIPAVRNMMSTADQVVRFFEFSPKKQDCLEEAINALELPENKRHKLKELCRTRWVERHDAFDVFIDFLPATVETLEMYAKLPNTRTPGAADASSLLNSVCTFDFLVCLIIVHKCLGYLRGLSKSLQERTLDVGRALKNVTLVKASLQSCRDDIDNVHQEWFQEAVALAEELDIPISKPRTCGRQSKRNNVPAQSPEDYYRKSISIPVLDHLLEEMKTRFTSLHQRAALGLMLVPSELDERNIDIGALTEFFGDDLPSSRTLEAEMRQWKIFWKENPEKPSSISATIKACDKDFFSNIHTILKICGTFPVTSCECERSISCLRLLKTYLRSTMGQDRLSALALMFIHRTVNVRVTDIVTEFARKHPRRMQVPNILFEE, translated from the exons ATGGACATCAGAAAATTCCTTCCAAACACTTCGAAACG ATTCCTAGATCATGATGCTTCCCAAGACAATTATTCCAAACGTGCTAGATGTGATCCACCAACTTGTCCCAGTACTTCAGCCATATCATTTAGAAATGCTGACCTTGATATTGCTACATACATGGGAAGACAATTGTCAGATGaagataaatataacattattaaaAACCATTTTCAACCAGACAGCAGCCATAAGTTTCCTTCCACAAAGTTTGGTCAAAAACAGAGAAGTTTCCAGCTTGCATGGATTTCTCGATTTCCAGGATTGGTCTACTCTCCATCTACTGACGGTGCCTTTTGCTTGCATTGCTTTTTGTTTCCCGGTGGAGCTGAGAGAAAATGTCAACTTGTGTCGGAGCCATTCAGAAATTGGAAAAAAGCTGTTGAGAGATTTGATGAACATTTTCATAAGATCAGACACAATTCTGGAGATAACAGTGCTAGTTCACACAAAAAAACTGGGACTGGACACGAACTACACATGGACAGCGTTGTAAAAAGTACTAACTTTTTGAAATGTAAGGAAGATAAGCAGGTTCCCATTCATCATCAAATTGATGCTGCTCTAGAAGCTAGGAAAGAGAGGAACATGAAAGTCTTGGAGACAATTGTTGAGACAGTTTTGTTTTGTGGACGACAAAACATTTCCCTACGTGGACACAGAGATGACAGTCGCCACAGCGCAGATCCGTCAGTCAACACAGGAAACTTTAAAGCTCTCCTTGAGTACAGGATCAAAGGGGGAGACAGCAATCTCCAACATCACCTGGAAAATGGTCCAAAGAATGCAACTTATATTtccaaaacaacacaaaatgaaattatcaCTACCATTGGCAATTACATACTTCGGAAAGTTGTGAATGATTGCCTGGCATCAGGTGGATTCTATTCATTGTCTGCAGATGAAGTCAGAGACATAAGTAATCATGAGCAGCTAGCAGTTACAATCAGGTTTGTGGACAACACGGGCGAAATAAGAGAAGACTTTCTTTCCTTTATAAATGTCAGTGAGGGAACAACTGGAGAGAATCTGTCACATGAACTATTAAATCTAATTGACCAGGTTGGACTTGACAGAAACAAAATGCGAAGCCAGTGTTATGATGGAGCTGGGAACATGGCTGGGAAAACAAAAGGTGTTGGACCAAGAATTCAACAACAGTACCCAAAGGCTCTCCCGTTTTGGTGTACAGCTCATCAATTGAATCGTTGTATTGTACAGGCCTGTACCATCCCAGCTGTACGAAACATGATGAGTACTGCAGACCAGGTGGTTCGATTCTTTGAGTTTTCTCCCAAAAAGCAAGACTGTCTTGAGGAAGCTATCAATGCTTTGGAGTTGCCTGAAAACAAGCGCCACAAACTCAAAGAGTTATGTAGAACCAGGTGGGTTGAGCGCCATGATGCCTTCGATGTCTTCATTGATTTTCTACCTGCTACAGTGGAAACTTTGGAGATGTACGCCAAATTGCCGAATACCAGGACACCAGGAGCTGCTGATGCCTCGTCACTTTTGAACTCTGTTTGCACCTTTGATTTTCTAGTGTGTTTAATCATTGTACACAAATGTCTTGGATATTTGAGGGGACTGTCTAAATCACTTCAAGAGCGTACACTTGATGTTGGTCGAGCCCTGAAGAATGTGACATTGGTGAAGGCATCTCTACAGTCCTGCAGAGATGACATAGACAATGTACACCAAGAATGGTTCCAAGAAGCTGTGGCCTTAGCAGAGGAATTGGACATACCAATTTCTAAACCAAGAACTTGTGGTCGCCAGTCGAAAAGAAACAATGTTCCAGCACAGTCCCCAGAAGATTATTATAGAAAATCTATCAGCATTCCAGTGCTCGATCATCTTCTGGAGGAAATGAAGACACGCTTTACCAGTTTGCACCAGAGAGCAGCCCTGGGATTGATGCTAGTTCCTTCAGAGCTGGATGAGAGAAACATCGATATCGGTGCCTTAACTGAATTCTTTGGAGATGATCTTCCTTCTTCGAGGACATTGGAGGCAGAGATGCGACAGTGGAAAATATTTTGGAAGGAAAATCCAGAAAAACCTTCTTCCATCTCTGCCACCATCAAGGCTTGTGATAAAGATTTCTTTTCGAACATTCACACCATTCTGAAGATATGTGGAACCTTTCCGGTGACAAGTTGTGAGTGTGAGAGAAGTATTAGTTGTCTACGACTTCTCAAAACCTATCTGAGATCAACTATGGGACAGGATAGACTTAGTGCTCTTGCACTGATGTTTATCCATAGGACAGTGAATGTGAGGGTCACTGACATTGTGACAGAATTTGCCAGGAAACACCCAAGGAGGATGCAGGTCCCAAATATTCTGTTTGAGGAATAG